From a single Streptomyces sp. NBC_00377 genomic region:
- the ftsY gene encoding signal recognition particle-docking protein FtsY, with protein METVILAVVIAVVVLGVLGGLVVGSRRTKSLPPPPPTAPDITAPPAEPQVGDEAETPRDEPRRTIEEVDLPDGSSTGTAVEEPPVVEAPGIEIPEPTEGRLVRLRARLSRSQNALGKGLLTLLSREHLDEDTWEEIEDTLLTADVGVQPTQELVERLRERVKVLGTRTPEELRGLLRDELLKLVGTEVDRTVRTEPAERKPGIVMVVGVNGTGKTTTTGKLARVLVADGRTVVLGAADTFRAAAADQLQTWGERVGAHTVRGPEAGDPASVAFDAVKEGKEMGVDVVLIDTAGRLHTKTGLMDELGKVKRVVEKHAPLDEVLLVLDATTGQNGLVQARVFAEVVDITGIVLTKLDGTAKGGIVVAVQRELGVPVKLIGLGEGADDLAPFEPEAFVDALIGD; from the coding sequence ATGGAAACCGTCATCCTTGCTGTAGTCATCGCCGTGGTCGTGCTCGGTGTGCTGGGCGGTCTCGTCGTCGGCAGCCGACGGACGAAGTCGCTGCCGCCACCGCCCCCCACCGCGCCCGACATCACCGCCCCGCCGGCCGAGCCCCAGGTCGGCGACGAGGCCGAGACGCCGCGCGACGAACCGCGCCGCACCATCGAGGAGGTGGATCTTCCCGACGGCTCCTCGACCGGCACCGCCGTCGAGGAGCCCCCCGTCGTCGAGGCTCCGGGGATCGAGATCCCGGAACCCACCGAGGGGCGGCTGGTCCGCCTCCGCGCCCGCCTGTCCCGCTCCCAGAACGCCCTCGGCAAGGGCCTGCTCACGCTGCTCTCGCGCGAGCACCTCGACGAGGACACCTGGGAGGAGATCGAGGACACCCTGCTCACCGCCGACGTCGGTGTGCAGCCCACCCAGGAGCTGGTCGAGCGGCTGCGTGAGCGCGTCAAGGTGCTCGGCACCCGCACCCCCGAGGAGCTGCGCGGCCTGCTCCGCGATGAGCTGCTCAAGCTGGTCGGCACCGAGGTCGACCGCACCGTGCGGACCGAGCCCGCGGAGCGCAAGCCGGGCATCGTGATGGTCGTCGGGGTCAACGGCACCGGCAAGACCACCACCACGGGCAAGCTCGCGCGCGTGCTGGTGGCCGACGGGCGCACTGTCGTCCTCGGCGCCGCCGACACCTTCCGGGCCGCGGCGGCCGACCAGCTCCAGACCTGGGGCGAGCGCGTCGGCGCCCACACCGTGCGCGGACCCGAGGCCGGCGACCCCGCCTCCGTCGCGTTCGACGCGGTGAAGGAGGGCAAGGAGATGGGGGTGGACGTCGTCCTCATCGACACCGCCGGGCGGCTGCACACCAAGACCGGGCTCATGGACGAGCTCGGCAAGGTCAAGCGGGTCGTCGAGAAGCACGCGCCGCTCGACGAGGTACTGCTCGTCCTCGACGCCACCACCGGGCAGAACGGGCTCGTCCAGGCACGAGTCTTCGCCGAGGTCGTGGACATCACCGGCATCGTCCTGACCAAGCTGGACGGTACGGCGAAGGGCGGCATCGTGGTCGCGGTCCAGCGCGAGCTGGGCGTCCCGGTCAAACTGATCGGACTCGGCGAGGGCGCGGACGACCTGGCGCCGTTCGAGCCGGAGGCGTTCGTCGACGCCCTGATCGGGGACTGA
- a CDS encoding bifunctional DNA primase/polymerase, with amino-acid sequence MGFTIGGIREIRSGARRRGRSSECTTVAEFTGLWGWDAVPGARAAAGVCSCGRRDCPEPGAHPLGFAPRVPAGATLDDVCRAWSEFPGAAVMLPVGRAFDVIEVAEPAGRRALVRLERMGLPLGPVTATPEGRTQFLVAPGAAAELTGLLYRMGWDDPTALDLHGLGPGTYITAPPSDRGGLGPVRWLRPPALDSATRPPQARLLLGTLAYVAHRSRA; translated from the coding sequence ATGGGCTTCACGATCGGCGGCATTCGCGAGATCCGCTCCGGCGCGCGCAGGCGCGGTCGCTCGTCCGAGTGCACCACCGTCGCCGAGTTCACGGGGCTCTGGGGCTGGGACGCGGTGCCCGGCGCACGGGCCGCCGCCGGCGTCTGCTCGTGCGGACGCCGCGACTGCCCGGAACCGGGCGCACATCCCCTGGGGTTCGCCCCCCGGGTCCCTGCCGGGGCCACTCTCGACGACGTGTGCAGGGCCTGGTCGGAGTTCCCGGGAGCCGCGGTCATGCTGCCCGTCGGGCGCGCGTTCGACGTGATCGAGGTCGCCGAGCCCGCCGGCCGCCGCGCCCTGGTCCGGCTGGAGCGCATGGGTCTCCCCCTCGGCCCGGTCACCGCCACCCCCGAGGGCCGCACCCAGTTCCTCGTCGCCCCCGGCGCCGCCGCCGAACTGACCGGCCTGCTCTACCGCATGGGCTGGGACGACCCGACCGCCCTCGATCTGCACGGCCTCGGTCCCGGTACGTACATCACGGCCCCGCCCTCCGACCGCGGCGGCCTCGGCCCGGTGCGCTGGCTGCGTCCCCCCGCCCTGGACTCGGCGACCCGCCCCCCGCAGGCCCGCCTGCTGCTGGGCACACTCGCCTACGTCGCCCACCGGTCACGGGCCTAG
- a CDS encoding LLM class flavin-dependent oxidoreductase, whose protein sequence is MPVTVVRFNLVAPGATPAELGRRYRAALEMAAYADECGVTTVQTEEHHGAENNWLPSPFAFAGAVLGATRRLAVTVSAVIGPLHDPLRLAEDIAVLDLLSGGRLVTVAGIGYRPEEYERAGVDWKRRGRLQDELLDTLLKAWTGEEFAYRGRTVRVTPRPSSEPHPLLLVGGSSEAAARRAARFGLPFFPSAHLPELEAYYKERLVEYGTEGWTMMPAAETPLLHIAEDPDRAWAEYGEHFLHEARTYASWQSGEIRSAVRSAAGSVRELRAEGVYRILTPDECVEQGLDSLVLHPLAGGMPTAEGWRGLRLFCENVLPRLG, encoded by the coding sequence ATGCCCGTCACCGTCGTCCGTTTCAATCTCGTCGCGCCCGGTGCGACCCCCGCCGAGCTCGGGCGTCGTTACCGGGCCGCTCTGGAGATGGCCGCGTACGCCGACGAGTGCGGGGTCACGACCGTGCAGACCGAGGAGCACCACGGAGCCGAGAACAACTGGCTGCCCTCGCCGTTCGCCTTCGCGGGCGCCGTGCTCGGCGCGACCCGGCGGCTCGCGGTCACGGTCTCGGCGGTGATCGGCCCGCTGCACGACCCGCTGCGGCTGGCCGAGGACATCGCGGTCCTCGACCTGCTGAGCGGCGGCCGGCTGGTCACGGTCGCCGGGATCGGGTACCGGCCCGAGGAGTACGAGCGGGCGGGAGTGGACTGGAAGCGGCGCGGGCGGCTCCAGGACGAGCTGCTCGACACCCTGCTCAAGGCGTGGACCGGCGAGGAGTTCGCGTACCGGGGCCGTACGGTACGGGTCACCCCGCGCCCGTCCTCCGAGCCGCACCCCCTGCTGCTGGTCGGCGGTTCCTCCGAGGCAGCCGCCCGCCGGGCCGCCCGGTTCGGCCTGCCCTTCTTCCCGAGCGCGCACCTTCCGGAGCTGGAGGCGTACTACAAGGAGCGGCTCGTGGAGTACGGGACGGAGGGCTGGACGATGATGCCCGCGGCCGAGACCCCGCTGCTGCACATCGCCGAGGATCCCGACCGGGCGTGGGCCGAGTACGGCGAACACTTCCTGCACGAGGCGCGGACGTACGCCTCCTGGCAGTCGGGTGAGATCCGTTCGGCGGTGCGGTCGGCGGCGGGCAGCGTCCGGGAACTGCGGGCCGAGGGGGTCTACCGGATCCTGACGCCGGACGAGTGCGTGGAGCAGGGGCTCGACAGCCTCGTGCTGCATCCGCTGGCGGGCGGGATGCCGACGGCGGAGGGGTGGCGCGGTCTGCGGCTGTTCTGCGAGAACGTGCTGCCCCGGCTCGGCTGA
- the smc gene encoding chromosome segregation protein SMC, with product MHLKALTLRGFKSFASATTLRFEPGITCVVGPNGSGKSNVVDALSWVMGEQGAKSLRGGKMEDVIFAGTTGRPPLGRAEVSLTIDNSDGALPIEYAEVTITRIMFRNGGSEYQINGDTCRLLDIQDLLSDSGIGREMHVIVGQGQLDSVLHADPMGRRAFIEEAAGVLKHRKRKEKALRKLDAMQANLARVQDLTDELRRQLKPLGRQAAVARRAAVIQADLRDARLRLLADDLVTLREALRGEVADEAALKERKEAAEQDLRKALQREALLEDEVRRLAPRLQRAQQTWYELSQLAERVRGTISLADARVKSATSAPPEERRGRDPEDMEREAARVREQEAELEAALEAAQHALDDTVAHRADLERELALEERRLKDVARAIADRREGLARLGGQVNAARSRAASARAEIDRLAAARDEAQERAVTAQEEYETLKAEVDGLDADDQELGERHETARHRLAEAEAALTAAREAATAAERSRAATRARHEALAMGLRRKDGTGALLGARDRLNGLLGPAAELLTVTQGYEVALAAAFGAAADALAVTTPSAAAEAIRLLRKQDGGRAALLLSGAPDDVPQEPQETDGPRHAADLVRAPAELLPAVRRLLRGIVVVGTLEDAEDLVYARPELTAVTAEGDLLSAHFAHGGSAGAPSLLEVQASVDEAAAELEELAVRCEELTGAQQAAGERRRECAALVEELGERRRAADREKSAVAQQLGRLAGQARGAAGEAERSTAAAARAQDALDRAVEEAEELAERLAVAEEMPVEEEPDTSARDRLAADGANARQTEMEARLQVRTHEERVKGLSGRADSLDRAARAEREARARAEQRQARLRHEAAVAEAVASGARQLLAHVEVSVGRAEAERVAADAAKARREQELSAARTAGRDLKAELDKLTDSVHRGEVLGAEKRMRIEQLETKALEELGVEPAGLVSEYGPHQPVPPSPPAEGEVLPEDPEDPRNQPRRFLRAEQEKRLKAAERAYQQLGKVNPLALEEFSALEERHKFLSEQLEDLKKTRTDLLQVVKEVDERVEQVFTEAFRDTAQQFEGVFGRLFPGGEGRLILTDPDNMLTTGVDVEARPPGKKVKRLSLLSGGERSLTAVAMLVAIFKARPSPFYVMDEVEAALDDTNLQRLIRIMEELQESSQLIVITHQKRTMEVADALYGVSMQGDGVSKVISQRLR from the coding sequence GTGCACCTCAAGGCCCTGACCCTGCGGGGGTTCAAGTCGTTCGCCTCTGCGACCACGCTCAGGTTCGAACCGGGGATCACCTGTGTCGTCGGGCCGAACGGCTCGGGCAAGTCCAACGTCGTCGACGCGCTCAGCTGGGTCATGGGCGAGCAGGGCGCCAAGTCGCTGCGCGGCGGGAAGATGGAGGACGTCATCTTCGCCGGCACCACCGGCCGCCCTCCGCTGGGCCGCGCGGAGGTGTCCCTGACCATCGACAACTCCGACGGGGCGCTGCCCATCGAGTACGCCGAGGTCACCATCACGCGGATCATGTTCCGCAACGGCGGCAGCGAATACCAGATCAACGGCGACACCTGCCGGCTCCTCGACATCCAGGACCTGCTGTCCGACTCCGGCATCGGCCGTGAGATGCACGTGATCGTCGGCCAGGGCCAGCTCGACTCCGTCCTGCACGCCGACCCCATGGGCCGCCGCGCCTTCATCGAGGAGGCCGCGGGCGTCCTCAAGCACCGCAAGCGCAAGGAGAAAGCGCTCAGGAAACTGGACGCGATGCAGGCGAACCTCGCGCGCGTGCAGGATCTGACCGACGAACTGCGGCGCCAGCTCAAGCCCCTCGGCCGTCAGGCCGCCGTCGCCCGCCGCGCCGCCGTCATCCAGGCCGATCTGCGCGACGCCCGCCTGCGCCTCCTCGCCGACGATCTCGTAACTCTGCGTGAGGCCCTGAGGGGAGAGGTCGCCGACGAGGCTGCCCTCAAGGAGCGCAAGGAAGCCGCCGAGCAGGACCTGCGCAAGGCCCTCCAGCGGGAGGCACTGCTCGAGGACGAGGTCCGCAGGCTCGCACCGCGCCTCCAGCGCGCCCAGCAGACCTGGTACGAGCTGTCCCAGCTCGCCGAACGCGTCCGCGGCACGATCTCGCTCGCCGACGCGCGCGTGAAGAGCGCCACCTCCGCGCCGCCCGAGGAGCGCCGCGGCCGCGACCCCGAGGACATGGAACGCGAGGCCGCCCGCGTCCGCGAGCAGGAGGCCGAACTGGAGGCCGCCCTGGAAGCGGCCCAGCACGCGCTGGACGACACCGTCGCCCACCGTGCCGACCTGGAGCGGGAGCTCGCCCTCGAGGAACGGCGGCTGAAGGACGTCGCCCGGGCCATCGCCGACCGCCGCGAGGGCCTGGCCCGGCTGGGCGGCCAGGTCAACGCGGCACGCTCGCGCGCTGCCTCCGCCCGGGCCGAGATCGACCGGCTGGCCGCCGCCCGCGACGAGGCCCAGGAACGGGCCGTCACCGCGCAGGAGGAGTACGAGACGCTCAAGGCGGAGGTCGACGGCCTCGACGCCGATGACCAGGAGCTCGGCGAGCGGCACGAGACGGCCAGGCACCGGCTCGCCGAGGCGGAGGCCGCCCTCACCGCCGCCCGCGAGGCGGCCACGGCGGCCGAACGCAGCCGCGCCGCGACCCGGGCCCGTCACGAGGCCCTGGCCATGGGCCTGCGCCGCAAGGACGGCACGGGCGCGCTGCTCGGCGCACGGGACCGGCTGAACGGCCTGCTGGGCCCGGCGGCCGAACTGCTCACGGTGACGCAGGGGTACGAGGTCGCGCTCGCGGCGGCTTTCGGGGCGGCGGCGGACGCACTCGCCGTGACCACCCCGTCCGCCGCCGCCGAGGCGATCCGCCTTCTGCGCAAGCAGGACGGGGGGCGGGCCGCGCTGCTGCTGAGCGGTGCTCCGGACGACGTACCCCAGGAGCCGCAGGAGACCGACGGGCCGCGTCACGCCGCCGATCTCGTTCGGGCCCCCGCCGAACTCCTGCCCGCCGTACGGCGACTCCTGCGGGGGATCGTCGTCGTCGGCACGCTGGAGGACGCCGAGGATCTCGTCTACGCCCGCCCCGAGCTCACCGCCGTCACCGCCGAGGGCGACCTGCTGAGCGCACACTTCGCGCACGGCGGGTCCGCCGGCGCGCCCAGCCTGCTGGAGGTGCAGGCGTCCGTGGACGAGGCCGCCGCCGAGCTCGAGGAGCTGGCCGTGCGCTGCGAGGAGCTGACCGGGGCGCAGCAGGCGGCCGGGGAGCGGCGCAGGGAGTGCGCCGCGCTCGTCGAGGAACTGGGGGAGCGGCGGCGGGCCGCCGACCGGGAGAAGTCGGCCGTGGCCCAGCAGCTCGGGCGGCTCGCGGGACAGGCGCGGGGCGCCGCCGGTGAGGCCGAGCGGTCCACGGCGGCCGCGGCGCGGGCGCAGGACGCGCTGGACCGGGCCGTCGAGGAGGCGGAGGAGCTCGCCGAACGGCTGGCCGTCGCCGAGGAGATGCCGGTCGAGGAGGAGCCCGACACCTCCGCGCGGGACCGGCTGGCCGCCGACGGGGCCAACGCCCGGCAGACCGAGATGGAGGCCCGGCTCCAGGTCCGTACGCACGAGGAGCGGGTGAAGGGGCTGTCCGGACGTGCCGACTCGCTGGACCGGGCCGCGCGAGCGGAACGAGAGGCACGCGCGCGTGCCGAACAGCGGCAGGCACGGCTGCGTCACGAGGCCGCCGTCGCGGAGGCCGTGGCCTCCGGCGCGCGGCAGCTGCTCGCGCACGTCGAGGTGTCCGTCGGGCGGGCCGAGGCGGAGCGGGTCGCCGCCGACGCGGCCAAGGCGCGGCGCGAGCAGGAGCTGTCCGCCGCCCGCACCGCCGGACGCGACCTCAAGGCCGAACTCGACAAGCTGACGGACTCCGTCCACCGGGGCGAGGTGCTCGGGGCCGAGAAGCGGATGCGGATCGAGCAACTGGAGACCAAGGCGCTGGAGGAGCTCGGGGTGGAGCCCGCGGGACTCGTCTCCGAGTACGGGCCGCACCAGCCGGTGCCGCCCTCGCCGCCCGCCGAGGGAGAGGTGCTGCCGGAGGATCCCGAGGACCCGCGCAACCAGCCGAGGCGGTTCCTGCGGGCCGAGCAGGAGAAGCGGCTGAAGGCGGCCGAACGCGCCTATCAGCAGCTCGGCAAGGTGAACCCGCTGGCCCTGGAGGAGTTCTCCGCGCTGGAGGAGCGTCACAAGTTCCTCAGCGAGCAGCTGGAGGACCTCAAGAAGACCCGCACCGACCTCCTTCAGGTGGTGAAGGAGGTCGACGAGCGGGTCGAGCAGGTCTTCACCGAGGCGTTCCGGGACACCGCCCAGCAGTTCGAGGGCGTGTTCGGACGGCTCTTCCCGGGTGGCGAGGGACGGCTGATCCTGACCGACCCCGACAACATGCTCACCACGGGCGTCGACGTGGAGGCCCGTCCGCCGGGCAAGAAGGTCAAGCGGCTCAGCCTGCTCTCAGGCGGCGAGCGGTCGCTGACGGCCGTCGCCATGCTGGTGGCCATCTTCAAGGCCCGGCCCAGCCCGTTCTACGTCATGGACGAGGTCGAGGCCGCTCTCGACGACACCAACCTCCAGCGGCTGATCCGCATCATGGAGGAGCTTCAGGAGTCCTCGCAGCTGATCGTGATCACGCACCAGAAGCGCACGATGGAGGTCGCCGACGCGCTGTACGGCGTCTCCATGCAGGGCGACGGTGTGTCGAAGGTCATCAGCCAGCGCCTGCGCTGA
- a CDS encoding sugar porter family MFS transporter, producing the protein MTSTEQAHKSGAGTAHPDHLGHVIFIAAAAAMGGFLFGYDSSVINGAVEAIRDRYDVGSAALAQVIAIALIGCAIGAATAGRMADRIGRIRVMQIAAVLFTVSAVGSALPFSLWDFALWRVVGGFAIGMASVIGPAYIAEVAPPAYRGRLGSFQQAAIVIGIAISQLVNWGLLNSAGGDQRGKLMGLEAWQVMLGVMVVPAVLYGLLSFAIPESPRFLISVGKRERARGILEEVEGDRIDLDARVAEIEHAMKSEHKSTFKDLLGGSFFFKPIVWVGIGLSVFQQFVGINVAFYYSSTLWQSVGVDPTDSFFYSFTTSIINIIGTVIAMIFVDRVGRRPLALIGSVGMVVGLALEAWAFSFDLVDGKLPATQGWIALIAAHVFVLFFALSWGVVVWVFLGEMFPNRIRAAALGVAASAQWIANWAITASFPSLADWNLSATYVIYTVFAALSIPFVLKYVKETKGKALEEMG; encoded by the coding sequence GTGACCAGCACAGAGCAGGCACACAAGTCAGGAGCCGGCACGGCTCATCCCGATCATCTCGGGCACGTCATCTTCATCGCGGCGGCGGCCGCGATGGGCGGCTTCCTCTTCGGCTACGACAGCTCCGTCATCAACGGCGCCGTCGAGGCCATCCGGGACCGCTACGACGTCGGTTCCGCGGCCCTGGCACAGGTCATCGCCATCGCCCTGATCGGCTGCGCCATCGGAGCCGCGACCGCCGGCCGCATGGCCGACCGCATCGGCCGCATCCGGGTCATGCAGATCGCCGCCGTGCTGTTCACCGTCAGCGCCGTCGGCTCGGCCCTGCCCTTCTCCCTCTGGGACTTCGCCCTGTGGCGGGTCGTCGGCGGCTTCGCCATCGGCATGGCCTCCGTGATCGGCCCCGCCTACATCGCGGAGGTCGCCCCGCCCGCCTACCGCGGCCGCCTCGGCTCCTTCCAGCAGGCCGCGATCGTCATCGGCATCGCGATCTCGCAGCTGGTCAACTGGGGTCTGCTGAACTCCGCGGGCGGCGACCAGCGCGGCAAGCTCATGGGCCTGGAGGCCTGGCAGGTCATGCTGGGCGTCATGGTGGTCCCGGCGGTCCTCTACGGCCTGCTCTCCTTCGCCATCCCCGAGTCCCCGCGCTTCCTGATCTCCGTCGGCAAGCGCGAGCGCGCCCGCGGCATCCTCGAAGAGGTCGAGGGTGACAGGATCGACCTGGACGCCCGCGTCGCCGAGATCGAGCACGCGATGAAGAGCGAGCACAAGTCCACGTTCAAGGACCTGCTCGGCGGCTCCTTCTTCTTCAAGCCGATCGTCTGGGTCGGTATCGGCCTGTCGGTCTTCCAGCAGTTCGTCGGCATCAACGTCGCGTTCTACTACTCCTCGACGCTGTGGCAGTCGGTCGGCGTAGACCCGACGGACTCGTTCTTCTACTCCTTCACGACGTCCATCATCAACATCATCGGCACCGTGATCGCGATGATCTTCGTGGACCGCGTCGGCCGCAGGCCGCTCGCCCTCATCGGATCCGTCGGCATGGTCGTCGGCCTCGCACTGGAGGCCTGGGCGTTCTCCTTCGACCTGGTCGACGGCAAACTGCCGGCCACGCAGGGCTGGATCGCCCTGATCGCCGCCCACGTCTTCGTCCTCTTCTTCGCCCTGTCCTGGGGCGTGGTCGTCTGGGTCTTCCTCGGCGAGATGTTCCCCAACCGGATCCGTGCCGCCGCCCTCGGCGTGGCCGCCTCCGCGCAGTGGATCGCCAACTGGGCCATCACCGCGAGCTTCCCGTCGCTGGCCGACTGGAACCTCTCCGCGACCTATGTGATCTACACGGTCTTCGCCGCGCTCTCCATCCCGTTCGTCCTGAAGTACGTCAAGGAGACGAAGGGCAAGGCGCTGGAGGAGATGGGCTGA